ATAGGTCCTGCCATTGATATGGGCTTTTACTACGATTTCGACAAGAAAGAACCGTTCACCCCAGCCGACCTCGAAAAGATTGAGGCACGAATGATGGAAATAATAAAAGCTGACCTTCCGTTTATCAGAAAAGAAGTATCCAAAGAAGAAGCATATAAAATCTTTGATGAAGCTGGAGAGAGCTACAAACTCGAAATCCTTTCAGAGATTCCTGAGGGCGAGACTGTAAGCATATACATCGTCGGTGATTTCGTTGACCTTTGTCGTGGACCGCATGTCCCATCTACGGGATACATAAAGTATTTTAAATTGCTTTCTATAGCTGGCGCCTACTGGCGTGGCGATGAGCGCAATCCAATGCTTCAGAGAATTTACGGTATATCGTTTCCCAAAAAGTCCCAGCTCGATGAGTTTCTTAAAATTAGGGAGGAAGCTGAGAAGCGAGACCACAGAAGGCTCGGTAAAGAACTCGACCTTTTTATGTTCGACCAATCAGTAGGACCAGGGCTCGTCCTCTGGACCCCAAACGGTTCAGCAGTAAGAGAGGTTATCGAGGATTTCTGGCGGAAAGAACATCGAGCACATGGATACAAGCTTATCTACACTCCTCACATTGGACGGTCGGTGCTGTGGCAACAAAGCGGGCATCTTGAATTTTACAAAGAATACATGTATCCACCGATGGAGTTCGAGGGACAGCAATACTTCGTTAAGCCGATGAACTGCCCGTTTCACATCAAGCTTTACAACAGAAAACGACATTCATACCGTGAACTTCCCATAAGATGGGCGGAACTTGGAACTGTTTATCGTTACGAGAGGAGCGGTGTTCTACATGGTCTGCTTCGGGTTCGCGGGTTCACGCAGGATGATGCTCACATTATTTGCCGACCCGATCAGGTGGAAGATGAGATAAGGGAGGTATTGAAATTCTCGCTTTACATTTTACGCACATTCGGCTTTGAGAACTTCAAGATATACCTTTCCACACGACCAGAGAAATTCGTTGGAGACCCAAAGGATTGGGATTTGGCCGAACATTCACTTAAAGAAGCAATAGAAGCTCTCGAACTTCCGTATGAAATTGATGAGGGTGGCGGAGCATTTTACGGTCCAAAAATAGATATAGTTCTTAAAGACGCACTTGGCAGGGCGTGGCAGTGTTCGACGATTCAGTTCGATTTTAACCTGCCGGAACGCTTTGACATGACATACATAGACAAAGACGGTACGCCAAAGCGTCCTTACATGATTCATCGTGCGCTTCTCGGTTCTATAGAGCGATTTTTCGCGACTCTCGTTGAGCATTATGCAGGAAACTTTCCAGTATGGCTTGCGCCTGTTCAGGTTGTTGTGTTACCTGTCAGCGAGAAATACATTGGCTATGCAAGGGAAGTTTATAGTAAGCTATTCAATGAAGACCTAAGAGTTGAATTGGACGATTCTTCCGAGAGGATTAGTTACAAAATCCGAGCCGCGGAAGTGCGCAAGATACCATATATGATTATTGTGGGAGCCAAAGAGGTTGAGGCAGGAACGGTATCCGTCCGAAGGCATGGTGTTGGTGATTTGGGTCAGATGACTTTGAGTAATTTCATAAAAAATTTGCGTAATGACATAAAAAATAAAAAATAATGAATTTTTGTAAAAGTTTTTCTTGAAGTCAAACCGAATTGAATTATTTTAATAGTAGGAAGTAGTAAAAATAAAAGAGGTGAT
The bacterium DNA segment above includes these coding regions:
- the thrS gene encoding threonine--tRNA ligase; this encodes MKAKLPDGSELEYEAGATPLSLAERISQRLAKAALVAVVDGKLWDLTRPLPENIAEPISFRILTFDDQRGKETFWHSTAHVMAHAVKDLFPDVKVAIGPAIDMGFYYDFDKKEPFTPADLEKIEARMMEIIKADLPFIRKEVSKEEAYKIFDEAGESYKLEILSEIPEGETVSIYIVGDFVDLCRGPHVPSTGYIKYFKLLSIAGAYWRGDERNPMLQRIYGISFPKKSQLDEFLKIREEAEKRDHRRLGKELDLFMFDQSVGPGLVLWTPNGSAVREVIEDFWRKEHRAHGYKLIYTPHIGRSVLWQQSGHLEFYKEYMYPPMEFEGQQYFVKPMNCPFHIKLYNRKRHSYRELPIRWAELGTVYRYERSGVLHGLLRVRGFTQDDAHIICRPDQVEDEIREVLKFSLYILRTFGFENFKIYLSTRPEKFVGDPKDWDLAEHSLKEAIEALELPYEIDEGGGAFYGPKIDIVLKDALGRAWQCSTIQFDFNLPERFDMTYIDKDGTPKRPYMIHRALLGSIERFFATLVEHYAGNFPVWLAPVQVVVLPVSEKYIGYAREVYSKLFNEDLRVELDDSSERISYKIRAAEVRKIPYMIIVGAKEVEAGTVSVRRHGVGDLGQMTLSNFIKNLRNDIKNKK